In Vigna angularis cultivar LongXiaoDou No.4 chromosome 8, ASM1680809v1, whole genome shotgun sequence, one DNA window encodes the following:
- the LOC108344746 gene encoding uncharacterized protein LOC108344746 isoform X3, which yields MVYFSHEAINSDCSSSLFHETYHTDPNNSEIKTEVEEDCSEHSKDAEFKSERFEEGNDVIQLKQECSHQSDSNGSEPEAKSNGDCSVTITNYTGNFGVEEKEKTMLVFKFQYQTWNCGETFDFVNTDNDKAPGITSKHEFISGNSFSTFLDETCVHSKYFPLENDSAVESEGSFEPESYVDQVVRPQTALSVEQPNEHQVENLNANVFVEEISAADSVFSEDDFICVSFELDSMTSSVGGGFLLDTDFATIVQLDEENGVLPKENLDYEGEIRSESLYFEHRDTVVGIRNLEEEMTVQQDSDIIENINLKSHCFQDRHGKNLHGSTGSDLEDSYRFDAQWEHQELIEQLKMELNKVRATGLPTTFETQRIMKDLKPWEIDENFKHGSTRNDLTKLYRSYTERMRKFDILNYQKLFAIGALKTTDLTLSFSSRENSSQAITSLLPHLFHHCRRKKFESDPLKKFRREIYSDLEMVYVGQLCLSWEFLRWEYDKALQLWESEQHRFQSYSEVAEEFQQFQVLLLRFLENERFQGPRVEYYARNRCAMQNLLHVPVIREDNTKDEEKYADNKNEMTSNMLVEILEESIRIFWHFTKADKDASSSAHKGSRETQVKIQDPADSEFLREIQVELQKKERRLGEFLKSRSSILRMFQKHEENSRDNFLYLFPQVEIKLVWRVLNMSKITKDQLVWCHNKLNNINIVSRRMHIAPPSFSLFPS from the exons ATGGT ATATTTCAGTCATGAAGCAATCAATTCAGATTGTTCTTCAAGCCTTTTCCATGAAACCTACCACACTGATCCTAACAACTCTGAGATTAAAACTGAGGTTGAAGAAGATTGTTCCGAACATTCCAAAGATGCAGAGTTCAAAAGTGAAAGATTTGAGGAAGGTAATGATGTTATTCAACTTAAACAAGAGTGTAGTCATCAAAGTGACTCAAATGGTTCTGAACCAGAAGCCAAGTCCAATGGGGATTGTTCAGTCACTATTACTAACTATACTGGAAACTTTGGCgttgaagaaaaggagaaaacgATGTTGGTTTTCAAATTCCAATACCAAACTTGGAACTGTGGGGaaacttttgattttgtgaacactGACAATGATAAGGCTCCTGGAATCACCAGCAAGCATGAGTTCATCTCAGGTAACAGTTTCAGCACCTTCTTGGATGAAACATGTgttcattcaaaatattttcctttgGAAAATGATTCTGCAGTTGAATCTGAAGGGAGCTTTGAACCAGAAAGTTATGTTGATCAAGTAGTGAGGCCCCAGACCGCACTTTCTGTAGAACAGCCGAATGAACATCAAGTGGAGAATCTGAATGCCAATGTGTTTGTTGAAGAAATTTCAGCTGCGGACAGTGTCTTTTCTGAAGATGATTTCATTTGTGTAAGCTTTGAATTAGATTCTATGACCAGTTCTGTAGGAGGTGGGTTTTTGTTGGACACAGATTTTGCAACCATTGTTCAGCTTGATGAAGAAAATGGAGTGCTACCAAAGGAAAATTTGGACTACGAGGGTGAAATAAGATCAGAGAGTTTATACTTCGAACATAGAGACACAGTCGTTGGGATAAgaaatttggaggaagagatgaCAGTGCAGCAAGATTCAGATATTATTGAGAACATAAATTTGAAAAGCCATTGTTTTCAAGATAGGCATGGCAAGAACTTGCATGGTTCAACAGGTTCAGATCTTGAGGATTCCTACCGGTTTGATGCACAATGGGAACACCAAGAATTGATAGAACAGCTAAAGATGGAGCTGAACAAGGTCAGAGCCACTGGTTTGCCTACTACCTTTGAGACACAAAGAATAATGAAAGACTTGAAGCCATGGGAAATTGATGAAAATTTCAAGCATGGAAGTACAAGAAACGATCTCACAAAACTCTACAGGAGTTACACAGAAAGAATGAGAAAATTTGATATCTTAAATTACCAGAAACTGTTTGCCATTG GTGCCCTGAAGACCACAGACCTTACGCTATCATTTTCAAGTCGTGAGAACTCTTCTCAGGCCATCACATCCTTGCTTCCACATCTCTTTCACCATTGTAGACGTAAGAAGTTTGAATCTGATCCATTGAAAAAGTTCAGAAGAGAAATTTACAGTGACTTGGAAATGGTTTATGTGGGACAGTTGTGCCTTTCTTGGGAATTTCTTAGGTGGGAGTATGACAAGGCCTTGCAGTTATGGGAATCTGAACAACATAGGTTTCAAAGTTACAGTGAAGTAGCTGAGGAGTTCCAACAATTTCAAGTGCTTCTGCTAAGATTCTTAGAGAATGAACGTTTCCAAGGTCCAAGAGTTGAATACTATGCCAGGAATCGTTGTGCTATGCAAAATCTTCTTCATGTTCCAGTTATAAGAG AGGACAACACCAAAGATGAAGAGAAATATGCagataataaaaatgaaatgacaAGTAACATGCTGGTTGAGATTTTGGAAGAATCAATCAGGATATTTTGGCATTTCACTAAAGCTGATAAAGATGCATCTAGCTCAGCTCATAAAGGTTCAAGAGAAACTCAAGTAAAAATCCAAGATCCTGCAGATTCAGAATTTCTAAGGGAGATTCAAGTAGAACTTCAGAAG AAGGAAAGAAGACTTGGTGAATTTTTGAAGAGCAGAAGTAGCATACTGAGGATGTTCCAAAAGCATGAGGAAAATAGTAGAGATaattttctttacctttttccaCAAGTggagataaaattggtttgGAGAGTGTTAAACATGTCAAAAATAACAAAGGATCAACTAGTATGGTGTCATAATAAACTAAACAATATCAATATTGTAAGCAGAAGGATGCATATAGCACCACCATCTTTCTCACTTTTTCCTAGCTAG
- the LOC108345099 gene encoding protein FEZ isoform X1 — protein MEERNEMEKIDDVMPGFRFHPTDEELVDFYLKRKIQQKSLPIELIKQVDIYKHDPWDLPKELAGTGEKEWYFYCPRDRKYRNSARPNRVTRAGFWKATGTDRPIYSSEGKCIGLKKSLVFYRGRAAKGMKTDWMMHEFRLPCISDSAPSKKLSDKTLPPSDSWAICRIFKKTNSLSMAQKALSHPWISQLSGSMVSDMFTQGAETNHHLGSPAIQFCYEKQELNQVSNSDINTNFTDSDIASYKPINSSTVPKPSPQIPVSDDFIFYTEHTKCTLDASSMLSPNPDYITFEEPNQQQYSGFSTNLPHFIQQNMSTETVTKEQQDWETIGRATGFPFTLLPPYDAWKSSVAWDSSSCPSDMSTTYSTSKCYT, from the exons ATGGAGGAGAGGAATGAGATGGAAAAGATTGATGATGTTATGCCAGGATTTCGTTTTCACCCCACTGATGAAGAGCTTGTTGATTTCTATCTCAAGAGAAAAATTCAGCAGAAATCTCTCCCTATTGAACTGATTAAGCAAGTGGATATTTACAAACATGATCCATGGGACCTTCCAA AAGAGCTAGCAGGCACAGGGGAGAAAGAGTGGTACTTCTATTGCCCAAGGGACAGAAAATACAGGAACAGTGCACGTCCAAATAGGGTCACAAGAGCTGGGTTTTGGAAGGCCACTGGAACTGACAGACCTATATATTCCTCTGAAGGGAAGTGCATTGGTTTGAAGAAGTCTCTTGTGTTCTACAGAGGAAGAGCTGCCAAAGGGATGAAAACTGATTGGATGATGCATGAGTTTAGGCTTCCTTGCATCTCTGACTCAGCCCCTTCTAAAAAACTCTCAGACAAAACCCTCCCTCCAAGT GATTCATGGGCAATCTGTAGGATATTCAAGAAAACCAACTCCCTTTCCATGGCACAGAAAGCTTTATCTCACCCTTGGATCTCTCAGTTATCAGGAAGCATGGTATCTGACATGTTCACACAGGGTGCAGAAACAAACCATCACCTAGGATCACCAGCCATTCAATTTTGTTATGAAAAGCAAGAGTTAAACCAAGTCTCCAATAGTGACATCAACACCAACTTCACAGATTCAGATATTGCCAGTTACAAACCCATCAACAGCAGCACAGTTCCCAAGCCTTCACCACAAATTCCTGTTTCAGATGACTTCATATTCTACACAGAACACACCAAGTGCACACTTGATGCCAGTTCCATGCTTTCTCCCAACCCTGACTACATAACATTTGAAGAGCCAAACCAACAACAGTATAGTGGCTTCTCAACCAATCTACCTCACTTCATCCAACAAAACATGAGCACAGAAACAGTAACAAAAGAACAACAAGATTGGGAAACAATTGGGAGAGCCACTGGATTTCCCTTTACTTTGCTTCCCCCATATGATGCATGGAAGTCTTCTGTGGCATGGGATTCATCTTCTTGCCCCAGTGACATGTCCACTACCTATTCCACCAGTAAATGCTACACTTGA
- the LOC108344746 gene encoding uncharacterized protein LOC108344746 isoform X2 translates to MLFSSLNPCFQYGLVDTLFWVSTRIFMRYFSHEAINSDCSSSLFHETYHTDPNNSEIKTEVEEDCSEHSKDAEFKSERFEEGNDVIQLKQECSHQSDSNGSEPEAKSNGDCSVTITNYTGNFGVEEKEKTMLVFKFQYQTWNCGETFDFVNTDNDKAPGITSKHEFISGNSFSTFLDETCVHSKYFPLENDSAVESEGSFEPESYVDQVVRPQTALSVEQPNEHQVENLNANVFVEEISAADSVFSEDDFICVSFELDSMTSSVGGGFLLDTDFATIVQLDEENGVLPKENLDYEGEIRSESLYFEHRDTVVGIRNLEEEMTVQQDSDIIENINLKSHCFQDRHGKNLHGSTGSDLEDSYRFDAQWEHQELIEQLKMELNKVRATGLPTTFETQRIMKDLKPWEIDENFKHGSTRNDLTKLYRSYTERMRKFDILNYQKLFAIGALKTTDLTLSFSSRENSSQAITSLLPHLFHHCRRKKFESDPLKKFRREIYSDLEMVYVGQLCLSWEFLRWEYDKALQLWESEQHRFQSYSEVAEEFQQFQVLLLRFLENERFQGPRVEYYARNRCAMQNLLHVPVIREDNTKDEEKYADNKNEMTSNMLVEILEESIRIFWHFTKADKDASSSAHKGSRETQVKIQDPADSEFLREIQVELQKKERRLGEFLKSRSSILRMFQKHEENSRDNFLYLFPQVEIKLVWRVLNMSKITKDQLVWCHNKLNNINIVSRRMHIAPPSFSLFPS, encoded by the exons ATGCTCTTTTCTTCCCTTAATCCTTGCTTCCAATATGGT CTTGTGGACACTCTGTTCTGGGTTTCCACCAGAATCTTCATGAG ATATTTCAGTCATGAAGCAATCAATTCAGATTGTTCTTCAAGCCTTTTCCATGAAACCTACCACACTGATCCTAACAACTCTGAGATTAAAACTGAGGTTGAAGAAGATTGTTCCGAACATTCCAAAGATGCAGAGTTCAAAAGTGAAAGATTTGAGGAAGGTAATGATGTTATTCAACTTAAACAAGAGTGTAGTCATCAAAGTGACTCAAATGGTTCTGAACCAGAAGCCAAGTCCAATGGGGATTGTTCAGTCACTATTACTAACTATACTGGAAACTTTGGCgttgaagaaaaggagaaaacgATGTTGGTTTTCAAATTCCAATACCAAACTTGGAACTGTGGGGaaacttttgattttgtgaacactGACAATGATAAGGCTCCTGGAATCACCAGCAAGCATGAGTTCATCTCAGGTAACAGTTTCAGCACCTTCTTGGATGAAACATGTgttcattcaaaatattttcctttgGAAAATGATTCTGCAGTTGAATCTGAAGGGAGCTTTGAACCAGAAAGTTATGTTGATCAAGTAGTGAGGCCCCAGACCGCACTTTCTGTAGAACAGCCGAATGAACATCAAGTGGAGAATCTGAATGCCAATGTGTTTGTTGAAGAAATTTCAGCTGCGGACAGTGTCTTTTCTGAAGATGATTTCATTTGTGTAAGCTTTGAATTAGATTCTATGACCAGTTCTGTAGGAGGTGGGTTTTTGTTGGACACAGATTTTGCAACCATTGTTCAGCTTGATGAAGAAAATGGAGTGCTACCAAAGGAAAATTTGGACTACGAGGGTGAAATAAGATCAGAGAGTTTATACTTCGAACATAGAGACACAGTCGTTGGGATAAgaaatttggaggaagagatgaCAGTGCAGCAAGATTCAGATATTATTGAGAACATAAATTTGAAAAGCCATTGTTTTCAAGATAGGCATGGCAAGAACTTGCATGGTTCAACAGGTTCAGATCTTGAGGATTCCTACCGGTTTGATGCACAATGGGAACACCAAGAATTGATAGAACAGCTAAAGATGGAGCTGAACAAGGTCAGAGCCACTGGTTTGCCTACTACCTTTGAGACACAAAGAATAATGAAAGACTTGAAGCCATGGGAAATTGATGAAAATTTCAAGCATGGAAGTACAAGAAACGATCTCACAAAACTCTACAGGAGTTACACAGAAAGAATGAGAAAATTTGATATCTTAAATTACCAGAAACTGTTTGCCATTG GTGCCCTGAAGACCACAGACCTTACGCTATCATTTTCAAGTCGTGAGAACTCTTCTCAGGCCATCACATCCTTGCTTCCACATCTCTTTCACCATTGTAGACGTAAGAAGTTTGAATCTGATCCATTGAAAAAGTTCAGAAGAGAAATTTACAGTGACTTGGAAATGGTTTATGTGGGACAGTTGTGCCTTTCTTGGGAATTTCTTAGGTGGGAGTATGACAAGGCCTTGCAGTTATGGGAATCTGAACAACATAGGTTTCAAAGTTACAGTGAAGTAGCTGAGGAGTTCCAACAATTTCAAGTGCTTCTGCTAAGATTCTTAGAGAATGAACGTTTCCAAGGTCCAAGAGTTGAATACTATGCCAGGAATCGTTGTGCTATGCAAAATCTTCTTCATGTTCCAGTTATAAGAG AGGACAACACCAAAGATGAAGAGAAATATGCagataataaaaatgaaatgacaAGTAACATGCTGGTTGAGATTTTGGAAGAATCAATCAGGATATTTTGGCATTTCACTAAAGCTGATAAAGATGCATCTAGCTCAGCTCATAAAGGTTCAAGAGAAACTCAAGTAAAAATCCAAGATCCTGCAGATTCAGAATTTCTAAGGGAGATTCAAGTAGAACTTCAGAAG AAGGAAAGAAGACTTGGTGAATTTTTGAAGAGCAGAAGTAGCATACTGAGGATGTTCCAAAAGCATGAGGAAAATAGTAGAGATaattttctttacctttttccaCAAGTggagataaaattggtttgGAGAGTGTTAAACATGTCAAAAATAACAAAGGATCAACTAGTATGGTGTCATAATAAACTAAACAATATCAATATTGTAAGCAGAAGGATGCATATAGCACCACCATCTTTCTCACTTTTTCCTAGCTAG
- the LOC108345099 gene encoding protein FEZ isoform X2: MEERNEMEKIDDVMPGFRFHPTDEELVDFYLKRKIQQKSLPIELIKQVDIYKHDPWDLPKLAGTGEKEWYFYCPRDRKYRNSARPNRVTRAGFWKATGTDRPIYSSEGKCIGLKKSLVFYRGRAAKGMKTDWMMHEFRLPCISDSAPSKKLSDKTLPPSDSWAICRIFKKTNSLSMAQKALSHPWISQLSGSMVSDMFTQGAETNHHLGSPAIQFCYEKQELNQVSNSDINTNFTDSDIASYKPINSSTVPKPSPQIPVSDDFIFYTEHTKCTLDASSMLSPNPDYITFEEPNQQQYSGFSTNLPHFIQQNMSTETVTKEQQDWETIGRATGFPFTLLPPYDAWKSSVAWDSSSCPSDMSTTYSTSKCYT; this comes from the exons ATGGAGGAGAGGAATGAGATGGAAAAGATTGATGATGTTATGCCAGGATTTCGTTTTCACCCCACTGATGAAGAGCTTGTTGATTTCTATCTCAAGAGAAAAATTCAGCAGAAATCTCTCCCTATTGAACTGATTAAGCAAGTGGATATTTACAAACATGATCCATGGGACCTTCCAA AGCTAGCAGGCACAGGGGAGAAAGAGTGGTACTTCTATTGCCCAAGGGACAGAAAATACAGGAACAGTGCACGTCCAAATAGGGTCACAAGAGCTGGGTTTTGGAAGGCCACTGGAACTGACAGACCTATATATTCCTCTGAAGGGAAGTGCATTGGTTTGAAGAAGTCTCTTGTGTTCTACAGAGGAAGAGCTGCCAAAGGGATGAAAACTGATTGGATGATGCATGAGTTTAGGCTTCCTTGCATCTCTGACTCAGCCCCTTCTAAAAAACTCTCAGACAAAACCCTCCCTCCAAGT GATTCATGGGCAATCTGTAGGATATTCAAGAAAACCAACTCCCTTTCCATGGCACAGAAAGCTTTATCTCACCCTTGGATCTCTCAGTTATCAGGAAGCATGGTATCTGACATGTTCACACAGGGTGCAGAAACAAACCATCACCTAGGATCACCAGCCATTCAATTTTGTTATGAAAAGCAAGAGTTAAACCAAGTCTCCAATAGTGACATCAACACCAACTTCACAGATTCAGATATTGCCAGTTACAAACCCATCAACAGCAGCACAGTTCCCAAGCCTTCACCACAAATTCCTGTTTCAGATGACTTCATATTCTACACAGAACACACCAAGTGCACACTTGATGCCAGTTCCATGCTTTCTCCCAACCCTGACTACATAACATTTGAAGAGCCAAACCAACAACAGTATAGTGGCTTCTCAACCAATCTACCTCACTTCATCCAACAAAACATGAGCACAGAAACAGTAACAAAAGAACAACAAGATTGGGAAACAATTGGGAGAGCCACTGGATTTCCCTTTACTTTGCTTCCCCCATATGATGCATGGAAGTCTTCTGTGGCATGGGATTCATCTTCTTGCCCCAGTGACATGTCCACTACCTATTCCACCAGTAAATGCTACACTTGA
- the LOC108344746 gene encoding uncharacterized protein LOC108344746 isoform X1 has protein sequence MKNPLIFLRKYIIFKEIFHQRMDLFSWYVWIFLVQLVDTLFWVSTRIFMRYFSHEAINSDCSSSLFHETYHTDPNNSEIKTEVEEDCSEHSKDAEFKSERFEEGNDVIQLKQECSHQSDSNGSEPEAKSNGDCSVTITNYTGNFGVEEKEKTMLVFKFQYQTWNCGETFDFVNTDNDKAPGITSKHEFISGNSFSTFLDETCVHSKYFPLENDSAVESEGSFEPESYVDQVVRPQTALSVEQPNEHQVENLNANVFVEEISAADSVFSEDDFICVSFELDSMTSSVGGGFLLDTDFATIVQLDEENGVLPKENLDYEGEIRSESLYFEHRDTVVGIRNLEEEMTVQQDSDIIENINLKSHCFQDRHGKNLHGSTGSDLEDSYRFDAQWEHQELIEQLKMELNKVRATGLPTTFETQRIMKDLKPWEIDENFKHGSTRNDLTKLYRSYTERMRKFDILNYQKLFAIGALKTTDLTLSFSSRENSSQAITSLLPHLFHHCRRKKFESDPLKKFRREIYSDLEMVYVGQLCLSWEFLRWEYDKALQLWESEQHRFQSYSEVAEEFQQFQVLLLRFLENERFQGPRVEYYARNRCAMQNLLHVPVIREDNTKDEEKYADNKNEMTSNMLVEILEESIRIFWHFTKADKDASSSAHKGSRETQVKIQDPADSEFLREIQVELQKKERRLGEFLKSRSSILRMFQKHEENSRDNFLYLFPQVEIKLVWRVLNMSKITKDQLVWCHNKLNNINIVSRRMHIAPPSFSLFPS, from the exons ATGAAAAACCCACTTATTTTCCTAAGAAAATACATCATATTTAAAGAGATTTTTCACCAAAGGATGGATCTTTTCTCTTGGTATGTTTGGATTTTCCTCGTACAGCTTGTGGACACTCTGTTCTGGGTTTCCACCAGAATCTTCATGAG ATATTTCAGTCATGAAGCAATCAATTCAGATTGTTCTTCAAGCCTTTTCCATGAAACCTACCACACTGATCCTAACAACTCTGAGATTAAAACTGAGGTTGAAGAAGATTGTTCCGAACATTCCAAAGATGCAGAGTTCAAAAGTGAAAGATTTGAGGAAGGTAATGATGTTATTCAACTTAAACAAGAGTGTAGTCATCAAAGTGACTCAAATGGTTCTGAACCAGAAGCCAAGTCCAATGGGGATTGTTCAGTCACTATTACTAACTATACTGGAAACTTTGGCgttgaagaaaaggagaaaacgATGTTGGTTTTCAAATTCCAATACCAAACTTGGAACTGTGGGGaaacttttgattttgtgaacactGACAATGATAAGGCTCCTGGAATCACCAGCAAGCATGAGTTCATCTCAGGTAACAGTTTCAGCACCTTCTTGGATGAAACATGTgttcattcaaaatattttcctttgGAAAATGATTCTGCAGTTGAATCTGAAGGGAGCTTTGAACCAGAAAGTTATGTTGATCAAGTAGTGAGGCCCCAGACCGCACTTTCTGTAGAACAGCCGAATGAACATCAAGTGGAGAATCTGAATGCCAATGTGTTTGTTGAAGAAATTTCAGCTGCGGACAGTGTCTTTTCTGAAGATGATTTCATTTGTGTAAGCTTTGAATTAGATTCTATGACCAGTTCTGTAGGAGGTGGGTTTTTGTTGGACACAGATTTTGCAACCATTGTTCAGCTTGATGAAGAAAATGGAGTGCTACCAAAGGAAAATTTGGACTACGAGGGTGAAATAAGATCAGAGAGTTTATACTTCGAACATAGAGACACAGTCGTTGGGATAAgaaatttggaggaagagatgaCAGTGCAGCAAGATTCAGATATTATTGAGAACATAAATTTGAAAAGCCATTGTTTTCAAGATAGGCATGGCAAGAACTTGCATGGTTCAACAGGTTCAGATCTTGAGGATTCCTACCGGTTTGATGCACAATGGGAACACCAAGAATTGATAGAACAGCTAAAGATGGAGCTGAACAAGGTCAGAGCCACTGGTTTGCCTACTACCTTTGAGACACAAAGAATAATGAAAGACTTGAAGCCATGGGAAATTGATGAAAATTTCAAGCATGGAAGTACAAGAAACGATCTCACAAAACTCTACAGGAGTTACACAGAAAGAATGAGAAAATTTGATATCTTAAATTACCAGAAACTGTTTGCCATTG GTGCCCTGAAGACCACAGACCTTACGCTATCATTTTCAAGTCGTGAGAACTCTTCTCAGGCCATCACATCCTTGCTTCCACATCTCTTTCACCATTGTAGACGTAAGAAGTTTGAATCTGATCCATTGAAAAAGTTCAGAAGAGAAATTTACAGTGACTTGGAAATGGTTTATGTGGGACAGTTGTGCCTTTCTTGGGAATTTCTTAGGTGGGAGTATGACAAGGCCTTGCAGTTATGGGAATCTGAACAACATAGGTTTCAAAGTTACAGTGAAGTAGCTGAGGAGTTCCAACAATTTCAAGTGCTTCTGCTAAGATTCTTAGAGAATGAACGTTTCCAAGGTCCAAGAGTTGAATACTATGCCAGGAATCGTTGTGCTATGCAAAATCTTCTTCATGTTCCAGTTATAAGAG AGGACAACACCAAAGATGAAGAGAAATATGCagataataaaaatgaaatgacaAGTAACATGCTGGTTGAGATTTTGGAAGAATCAATCAGGATATTTTGGCATTTCACTAAAGCTGATAAAGATGCATCTAGCTCAGCTCATAAAGGTTCAAGAGAAACTCAAGTAAAAATCCAAGATCCTGCAGATTCAGAATTTCTAAGGGAGATTCAAGTAGAACTTCAGAAG AAGGAAAGAAGACTTGGTGAATTTTTGAAGAGCAGAAGTAGCATACTGAGGATGTTCCAAAAGCATGAGGAAAATAGTAGAGATaattttctttacctttttccaCAAGTggagataaaattggtttgGAGAGTGTTAAACATGTCAAAAATAACAAAGGATCAACTAGTATGGTGTCATAATAAACTAAACAATATCAATATTGTAAGCAGAAGGATGCATATAGCACCACCATCTTTCTCACTTTTTCCTAGCTAG